The genomic stretch ttttctcagttagggttctctcctttcagataactctagcttgtgtcaagttcacataaaactagccaggacaacaGGTGTAGAAGATGAAGCATTCAAAGTCAATGGCATAGACAAGACCTTTGAAAGTATAGTAGAACTTTCCCAAATCATGGAAAGGCAAACCCACCCAGAATCAAGAAGCACagagaacaccaaacagacaggaccagaaaagaatgTTCCCATGACATATTTtagtcaaaacactaaatatagaGAACAAAGAGGCTATTGAAAGTAGCAAGAGATAAGACACAAAGGAGAAACCACTCAGAATGAAGGTTAACTTCTCAATGGAACCTTTGAAAGACAGAAGAGCCTTCAGCCATATACTCCAAATTCTAAAAGTCCACAGATATCAACCTAGACAACTGTACCCATCAAAACTATTTGCCACAgttgaagacagaagaaaacttaCCATGAAGTAAACAGACTGGAGAAATTAATGCATACCAAACCatccctacagaaaatactggaagcaATACTTTGTATCAAAGAGAGGAATAAGCATAGCCAAAAGGGTaggtacagaaagaaaataaagctgtaACCATGAAAGCATCAGATAAAACTAAGAACATaaacagcaaaaaacaacaacaaagacccaaacccacacacacatatttcaatAATAATGTTGAAAACCAATGGCCCCAACTGCCTAATCAAAACATATAGTTAGTTGAAGGggtcataaaataaaatccatctcTTCAAAAACTCTCATCTGCAAAGATAGTCACCACCTAAGATGGAAAGTGTAGAACAAACTATCCCAAGAAAATGGGACTGAGAAACAAGCCAGGACAAATGtcctaatatttgacaaaataaaagtTCAAACTAAAGCAAATTAGAAGAGATAAAAGACACTTCATTCTATTAAGAAACTAACAGACTAAGAAGATATAACAATGTTGAACATATATGCACCAAGCTCTGCACTTTCACAAGAAGCATACTACTGAAAAAGTATAAATGAAATGATGAAGTGAATAGTGAAGAAAATTCAGGATTTGAAAATTGAGTTCTCTAGAGACATAAATACTGtaaaaaatgaaccaaaataagtgaaaattataaaagaaactcAGGAGGAAAGCTCTATCAGTAGATTGTACCAAGTAGAAGATAATAATATCaggacttccatggggaaatcttcaatgtctgtcatatcatttggagcagggcctaggccctcccccatgattctaggctgagagagtatccctctatgtggaatgggttccaaaagccCATTTCTAtaatagagataaatactgatctactactagaggcaCCATAAAtggctgaggcctcctcactgacacccacatctggaacagtcctatgctcaTTCcccggctatcagtctgggacccatgagcttccccttgatcaggtcagctgtttctgtggcattctctaggctggtcttgacgcctttgctcatcattcttctctctgtgcaaccggattccagagttcagctcagtgtttggctgtgggtgtctgcttctattctatttccatcagctgcttgatgaaggctctatgatggcatataaggtagtcatcaatcgcattatcagagaagggcatttaaggtagcctctcaactattgcttagattgttagttggtgttatccttgtatatctctggacatttccagtgcctgatttttctttaaacctataatggctccctttattatggtatcttttatcttgctctcctctattctaccccTGACTCATCCTTCCTGATTCtcaatgtcctcctctcccctcctcttctccccctcactttctcctaactcctgccccctccctgctcccaatttgctcaggagatcttgtccctttccatttCTCTGGGGGACTACATGAGATTTTATAGTACATTATTATAAATAGACCACCAACTATGGCTTAAAAATACCCTTTCTTGAAGTAACATTCTATTAAATGAGTTATCCTTCTATATTTAAGTGCTATTCAAGGTGAGAATTCACCAATCTTAAAAGGCATTTCTTTTTATAGGCTAATCTTGTGCTGTAGGGATgatttggatatttttaaaattgtatttaaattggaaacaattgtattttacatatcaatcccatttctctctccctcctatcctcccatgcccacccaccccccttttcacccccatccactccccagggagggtaaagccttccttgagggatcatcaaagtctggaTTTGGAcgtattttaaatgataaaagtaaTCTAGGATCATGGAGATTTGAAACAGAAGTAGTTATATTCCAAAGatgaccacaaaaaaaaaaaaaaaacgatgacCACAAAGAGTAGTTAAAAACTTGTATCATTGACttcaaaagtgaaaaacaaagttCAATgtcataatttataaaatatatgtattgtaGTGTGCCCAATGATAACTCTTACTACATCCAGTCAGTGACACACAGGTCAGTGTAAGTCCTCTCACTTTAATCAAACTTGCAGACAACTGCAATCCTATACTGCAATCTTTTGATTACAAAACTTCTTAAACTGGTTAGATTTGGTTTATTATATATCACTTGTAAACTCTCAACTGCAAGTTACTGCCAAAAACCCAACATTTGAActtgctttttctgtttcatGATTCTAAATCATTACcccataaaatatttattaacaaaTACTTGTAAATGATTCTTTAAATATAAGCATGTAGTAGGTGTCTAGAGTATCTGACTGGCACCCCACTCCTTTAAATAAAAACTCATTTGCAAGAAACAATCAGTTGATTCCCCTCAGGGAATCCCCCTCAGGGATTTTATTGGTTGCTTCCACTGTCGCTTTCCATAGGAATTCTCACAGTGGCTCTCCGCCTATGCTTTGTATGGCCTTGTGGGTTCTTTGAAGACAGGAATTGCTCCAGCTTAGTCAGTTGGCATTCCATGATGTTCAGATTGACCAGTATTCGTTTGTGCAAGGCTAGTGTTCGTGGAAAATTATTCATCATATCTTGGTTGTAGCTGTTCCCAGGGAAACTCAGACCAGTGTTCCTATATGACCAAAAGGAATTTGCtctcagcagtgtaggagatgttGGGTTGGATGGTCTTTCATGATCAGGTATCTGTAAAAGAAAGTACAATTCTGTGGTATTTTGGAGCCCAGAACTCTTCAAATCATAATTAGGTTATATAACTAAGTCCCCCCCAAAAAGTTATATATTGGAATGTGTTGAAGGGTAACATTGACTAATATGTATGTTTTGCATAAGCACAGACTGAGGTAGAGAAAGCTGCAATGAAAGAAATGTAGGAAGAAAAGAGGTTGATTCTTACAATGGAAGCATGATTTTAAGTCTAGAGATACACATTGAACTGATTTTTGTACATGGCCAAGGATAGGGAATACACTCCAAGATTAAAAGTAAAGGGAGAGACTTTCAGAACAGGATTCTGATTTCACAAGAAACAGTCTCATCAATATTTGAaacaatattaatttaaaatgtttctacacAAAAGGGAAACTATCACTAAATAGAAAACCGACAAAATATGAGGAAACCATAAACATGTTTTGTGCAGGCAAAGATTCAAGAGAAATCATGGTGGTTACTTGGAAAGCCTTCTTGCCTTAGGAAGTTCAACAGTAGCCTTGGCACGAGTCATTGATGCTATTGTAAAACCACTTTACTTATGACTTTAAACCAACACCAGGGAACTCACACTTAGGATATCATTAGAAAAGTGAAAGAAGACAAGCTGATGGTGGGGAAAGCGCCCTTTCAGCTCTCCTGTTCTCTCATGGTAAGGGAGAGGTTCGCTGGAAAGCCAACTATAACATTCATGACATATTATCTGTCTTCTAACTAACTGCAGCTATTGAGTACAGTGCTAAAAGCTTGGGAAGCTCATGCGGCAGAGGCGTCAAATGTCGGGGCTCTGTGGAGACATTTGATGTCCTTCCCTgaattcttttcctcttttctatcCATGTATCGAGTTACTTTAATGTTAGGGCAGGCTCCTTCTGCATACAGCTTACCTGAAATACTACCTTGAATATGGAAAAGATGGACGCAAAAATGATGCTGCCGACAAGGATGAATAGAATGTTCATGGCTGCTCTCTTGTGTTGTATTTAGAAAGTAGGCAACAGGTGTTGGGGAGCAGCGGCTGGCGATCTAGCAGGCAAGCTGGAGCAGACAGCGGTTAGGTACCTGTTTCCCCTACACTGCCTGGTGATAACTGGCATAAGCTGCCTGCTGCCCTTCCTTATATCTTGCAGGTGATGTCAGAGCTCCTcattgtctacaaagtgagacctcATAATCGGGGCCTTCTGGCAGGATCATCCTGGCCAGCAGGAAGGACATGTGCCCTGGGCACTGCCTGATTAGATGTAGGACCAGGTCATTAGAATGAATGGCAAAAGAGAATGAGGGGCATTGGGATTTCAttaaaaagatggagagaaagcaCAGATTATAAAGACATCCATCAAATGTGTGATATATAAAGCATTAATTCcacagttacctctccctcccctcctcacgcttcccccctcaccccaccccatccactcttcagaaagggtaaggcctcccatggggagtcaacaaagcctgactCATTAAGTAGagtcaggaccaagcccctcccccctgtatcaaggctgagcaattCACTCCCCAtgaggaatgggttccaaaaagccagttcatgcaccagggataagtCCTGGTGCCATTCCAGAGGCCCCTCAAACAGACCAAACCACAAAACTGTCCTTAACATGTAGAGGACCTCCTTTGTTCCTTAAAGATGTGGGCTTTGGCTTCAACCTCCATCATTCACTTGATAAACAAGTGTTTTCAAAAATACAAACGCTGTAAGAAGTGGGAAgccactttccccttctcaggagggcgggagaccatgtatgtctctcttagggtcctccttgtttcctagcttctctggggatgtggactggttatcctttgctctatgtctaatatccatttatgagtaagaacataccatgtttgtctttctatgtctgggttacctcactcaggatggtttcttctagttccagcaatttgcctgtgaatttcaagatttcaatgcacttttcccactgagtagtactccattgtgaaaaagtaccacattttctttatacattcttcagttgaggggcatctaggttgcttccaatttctgactagtacaaaataatgctgctatgaacatagttgaacagatgtccttgttgcatgaatatacattctttggtggaattgctgggtcttatggtagactgattcccattttactgagaaactaccatagtaatttccaaagtggaggagtgttcccctttctccacatcctctccagcataaactgtcattggtgtttgaatttagccattctgacaggtataaaatggtatctcagatcTCATTAGTAAATTGGGAgcgcagggggagggggagaggaataggagaaagagtaggggagaatgggagagggaaagagaacatgagggatctcgaaggttgagttggggaagaacagaggggagcaaggaaagagataccttaatagggGGAGCTATTATGGGCTTagtgagaaatctggcactagtgaaatctccagggatccacaaggatgaccccagttaagaatCTAATCAAtgttggagaggctaccttaaatacctttcccctataatgaaattgatgactaccataaatgccatcatagagccttcactctgatggaagcagaagcagagattacagctaaacactgagttgaactcctggaatccagtgtagagagggaggagtgatgaggaaaggggtcaagaccattctggggaaacccacagaaatagctgacctgaacaagttggAGGGAGCACAGGGagcccagtctgacagctggtgaactaggccccctgaatgtgggtgtcagttgaggggtctgggaagtctatggggcctctggcagtggaaccagtatttacccctagtccaagaatggactttgggagcctatttgctatggagggatactctctcagcctagatacaagggggagagcctaggtcctaccccaaatgatatgtCAGAATTTGATGATCCACTCTCTCTGAGAagtgaatgggggtgggatgtggggttgggggcgtatgagaggatgggagaaagagggaactgggattggtatgtgaaataagactgtttctaatttagataaaaattaatttaaaaaagagttgGGGAGCCACATGTTGAGCAACACTGCAGGGTCAGAATCAGAGTCTCCTCCAGGCCCCATGGCTACCTCAGGATTCAGCTCTAGTCCCACCAGGTTGGCAGGTATATTTTGTATCACTTTTtccattgaaaacaaaaatttcagggaTGTTTCCTTATGCTGTCCTCACTAAAAATTTGTTCACTTGACATGCTGATTCCTAggtgtgttttaaaaatgtggaGATAAATTTGGGTGTTAAACATACATGGACTTGTTGATCTCAGTTACACACTTCTGTTCCCTCACCCTCATCCATACCCCTTCATTTCCACCTCCACTCTACTTTGTGAGCACCAAGTTTTTTATATTTCCCAAATGAAGAATTTTTATACCATACAGTTTCCTAACTACAAGGCTTACAATGCTATTAgttcaataaatacttgttgaacATGTGTGTACTGAGAGACTCATGGTTCAGGAAATGTGATTATGTGTAAGAATGGATTTTAACCTGGTATGACCTTGATTGAATGTGAGACAGACATCTAACAAATGTTTTCAGAATGAATCTATACGTTCTGAGGAGGTTATCATTCCCTAACTACAGAGAGTAGAGGAGCAATGAACATGGTGCATCTCTGGAATAAGTTGTTCAGTCCTTTGGATACACCAGTTAGCAATCCCACCAAAGTAAATAAgggttcccttttccctttccctgtaTCAACTCTGGCATTTGTTGTCAGATGTTTTCTTGATCttattctgactggggtaagatagTATTTTAAAGTAGTTCAATTTGCAATTCTTTACTTGGTAAGGATATTCAATGATTTTTCTTagccatttcttcttttgagactggTCTGTTCGGGTAGATAGTCCATGTTTTAGTTGGGTCACATgatttcttgaatttattttagttctttataaGTTCTGAATATGAATCCTCTATTGGATGTATAGCTGACAGAAAGTCTCTTCCACTTTGTGAACTTCTTCTTGACTAAGTTGTTTCCTTGCTGCACAgatgctttttagttttatgacgTGCCATTTCTCAGTTGTTTGCTTCAATTCCTGAGCAAACAAAGgtctattcagaaagtcctttgcTGCACCTATATCTTCTAGTGTACGGCCTAAGTTTTCATTTAGCATTTTCAGTGTTTTAGGTTTCACATGGAGGACTTTGATCCACTTAAAGTTGATTTTTCTAGAGGGTGAGAAATATGGCTCTATTTTCATTCCTCTACATATGGACATTCTGATTccccagtaccatttgttgaagatgctgtttttTATTCAGTGTGCATTTTTGTTACCTTTGGAAACCTTCAAATAATAAGTGGATAATGCGAATGTGTGATCTACACAAAATGGAATTCTGTTCAGCAGTAGAAAAAACTGAAATTTTCAGGTTAGtggatgaaaccagaaaataGTGTACTAATGAGGTTAGACAAATGACCCACATTCTCTGTTATTTGGGCATCTTTAGATATGTGTATATAATCTGGAGTAGCTGCAGAaacaaattaagcaaaaaaaggataagggtgggagagagaaagagtaggTGATGGTGGGACACAGGTGTTATAATAtgggaaatgagaaaatggaggtgggctttatttgaaggtggaaagagagggcaacacagatgaagaaaggaggaggaggaataataaaactaaagatgtttgaaaaagccaGAGGGAAACATTatttaaagtttaattaaaagcatataatatataactgtgtgtttaaatatttatagtttaaatgaagttgAAGCACTGAGAGTGATGGTGCTCCTTCTAAGAGACTAGCTAACAAAACCCCCAGGGGCAGGCATGGAAAACCTGCCTTCAGGTTGTTGGTCAAGGTATTCCAAAAGACTCCCACAACAGGACTAGCTATTACCATTTGgtttggttgcctcccagaacttgaaagtAATACCCTATTGCTGAAGGTAATTtacactttggacacaggacttaGAGGAATCAAGCTGGAATCTACATGGAAGCCCCTCTTCCCTGAGAACTAACTCTCATAGtatcagaaggtgctatgcaaacAACCAAGGAAAAAAGCAATCTATAATCTAACTGATGTGAAGTCTATGAATGACAATAATAACCAGCATGATAAAATATTCCCAATAGTGGAACATATATCTTGGTGGTAATCAACAGTCTTCTAATTGGTCTTAAAGCATATTGACTCAGTTGGAGGGTattgtaaacctagccaactgtTTGTGGCTGGTAAGTCAGTGAACCCTAAAGAGGAACCTATTATCGCCACTTCCATAAACCAGTTTACTTTCTAACTACAATCTAAATTCTCATTCCGTAAACTCACAAATGTGTGTAGGTTGCATCCCTTACCAACAGTTTCTTTTTGAGGCAAACAGAGACCATTAAAGGAATCCACAACTTGTCAAAATCCAGACAACAACTGACTGTTAGATGCCCAATGCCACATCTACAACACAAACCACATAGGTAAGGCTCAGGAGACATTCCAGCAGATGGGGAGGAAAGATTCTAGGAGCAGAAAGGCCAGGATCTGCTGTGAGAGAGTGTCTTCTCTTTATGACAGCAAATGCaaacccatgaaatctcaataatAATTGTTTCCCAAAGAATACCTGCACAACATTACCAGTTGTCATGTTAATGTGGGTGGGGGAATCTCACAAGGTCTCATGCCTACATGAAGATCTACAGTCAATTAATAGTTCCTGAAAGAGGGAGAATCAGTATCACTTAAGGATGAGTCTTGTAACTCTTTGCTCAATACCAAATGGCGACCCCTGAAAAATCATGTCCATGAGAGCAACACTAA from Cricetulus griseus strain 17A/GY chromosome X, alternate assembly CriGri-PICRH-1.0, whole genome shotgun sequence encodes the following:
- the Ct83 gene encoding kita-kyushu lung cancer antigen 1 produces the protein MNILFILVGSIIFASIFSIFKVVFQIPDHERPSNPTSPTLLRANSFWSYRNTGLSFPGNSYNQDMMNNFPRTLALHKRILVNLNIMECQLTKLEQFLSSKNPQGHTKHRRRATVRIPMESDSGSNQ